The following proteins are co-located in the Paraburkholderia phytofirmans PsJN genome:
- a CDS encoding bestrophin family protein: MIVRPRENWFRLLFVWNGSVLSSIIPQLCFMAVVSTLAVFTHGRVFGEKIPLNTAPFTLFGVALAIFLAFRNNASYERFNEARHLWGNLLIASRSLTSQILCYVPEHADTLRIAKQVIAFVYTLKHELRATDSTADIQRLLGREQAEELSGVVYKPMFILNKIRRELTVPNRRINTSDAKLWMFDAQLDELGKALGGCERIASTPIPFAYNVLLHRTVYSYCVLLPFGLVDSTEFFTPLLCVFISYTLIALEAIASEVADPFSVAPNALALDAMSRNIERSVLELCRCPMPKPVVPVRPYQLT; encoded by the coding sequence ATGATCGTTCGACCCCGAGAAAACTGGTTCCGTTTGCTGTTCGTCTGGAACGGATCGGTCCTCTCATCGATCATTCCACAACTGTGTTTCATGGCGGTTGTGAGCACGCTTGCCGTGTTTACGCACGGCCGCGTGTTCGGGGAAAAGATTCCCCTTAATACCGCGCCTTTTACGCTGTTCGGTGTCGCACTGGCTATCTTCCTTGCATTCCGAAACAATGCCAGTTATGAGCGCTTCAACGAAGCGCGGCACCTCTGGGGCAATCTGCTGATCGCGTCGCGATCGCTCACTTCGCAGATACTCTGCTATGTTCCCGAACATGCGGATACCTTGCGTATCGCAAAGCAAGTCATTGCCTTTGTGTATACCCTCAAGCACGAACTGCGTGCCACCGATTCCACGGCGGATATTCAGCGTCTCCTTGGTCGCGAACAGGCTGAGGAGTTGAGCGGGGTGGTCTACAAGCCGATGTTCATTCTCAACAAGATACGGCGTGAACTCACGGTTCCGAATCGCCGCATCAACACGTCCGATGCGAAGCTGTGGATGTTCGATGCGCAGCTCGACGAACTTGGCAAGGCGTTGGGCGGATGCGAGCGCATCGCCTCCACGCCCATTCCTTTTGCGTATAACGTCTTGCTACATCGGACGGTCTATTCCTATTGCGTATTGCTGCCGTTCGGACTCGTGGATTCCACGGAGTTCTTTACTCCGTTGCTCTGTGTCTTCATTTCCTATACGTTGATCGCACTTGAGGCGATCGCGAGCGAAGTTGCCGATCCGTTCAGCGTTGCCCCCAACGCGCTTGCGCTCGATGCGATGTCGCGGAATATTGAACGCTCCGTACTCGAGCTATGCAGATGTCCCATGCCCAAACCGGTTGTACCTGTTCGTCCTTATCAGCTTACGTGA
- a CDS encoding BON domain-containing protein, which translates to MIESVAFNEALHRFTDSFRRCGMPEHLAVEREASQATFTFPACTCTSSASIISRTPVRAFQLQSFAGEVSPGYGTTKFNPTEFGMKPIAGRLVAAATLSVVLTFSVQPLMSFAQTPASSTHATRAAERKANHLLERQVRDALVKGKIDTVDVRVIAKHGEVGLAGEVARQEDIENAATIAGQVPGVTSVKNYLSVVEGGR; encoded by the coding sequence ATGATCGAATCCGTCGCATTCAATGAAGCGCTGCACCGCTTCACAGACTCTTTCAGGCGTTGCGGCATGCCAGAACACCTTGCCGTGGAACGTGAAGCGAGCCAGGCGACCTTCACGTTTCCCGCTTGCACCTGCACTTCGTCGGCAAGTATTATCTCTCGCACGCCGGTCCGTGCATTTCAGCTACAGTCGTTCGCCGGCGAAGTCTCTCCCGGATACGGGACCACGAAATTCAACCCCACGGAGTTTGGCATGAAGCCGATCGCTGGTCGTTTGGTGGCAGCCGCCACATTGTCTGTAGTGCTTACGTTTTCCGTTCAACCTTTGATGTCCTTTGCGCAAACTCCGGCTTCGAGCACGCACGCCACCCGGGCCGCAGAAAGAAAAGCAAATCACTTGCTGGAGCGTCAGGTGCGCGATGCCCTCGTGAAAGGGAAAATCGATACCGTCGACGTTCGGGTGATTGCCAAGCACGGAGAAGTTGGTCTAGCCGGTGAAGTCGCCCGTCAGGAAGACATTGAAAACGCGGCCACGATCGCAGGCCAGGTACCGGGCGTTACCTCGGTGAAGAACTATCTTTCGGTCGTTGAAGGCGGCCGATAA
- a CDS encoding DUF488 domain-containing protein, which yields MDVATIGFTRKSAETFFGLLRKAEVRTLLDVRLNNVSQLAGFAKKPDLKYFLSELLGARFIELRDLAPEKEMLKRYQKKELSWESYAAEYLELLATRRVETKLDIALFDKGCLLCSEDKPHHCHRRLAVEYLNSQWDNRLKVTHLF from the coding sequence ATGGACGTAGCGACAATCGGATTTACCAGAAAGTCTGCGGAGACGTTCTTTGGTCTGCTGCGTAAGGCTGAAGTTCGGACACTGCTGGATGTGCGCCTGAATAACGTCTCACAACTCGCCGGGTTTGCGAAGAAGCCCGACCTCAAATACTTTCTGTCGGAACTGCTCGGCGCCAGGTTTATCGAACTCCGTGACCTGGCACCCGAGAAGGAGATGCTCAAGCGATATCAGAAAAAGGAACTCAGCTGGGAAAGCTACGCTGCGGAATACCTTGAGTTATTGGCAACACGTCGAGTCGAGACCAAACTCGATATAGCCCTGTTCGATAAGGGATGCCTCCTGTGCAGCGAAGACAAGCCGCATCACTGCCACCGCCGGCTCGCGGTTGAATATCTGAATTCCCAATGGGATAACAGGTTAAAGGTAACGCACCTGTTTTAA
- a CDS encoding acyl-homoserine-lactone synthase — protein sequence MSFIVAGRLDELPPDIHRRLGVFRHKVFVERLHWEIPGVHQDATSEWDEFDGANTVHLVALSGGGEVCGCARLMPTTGPYLLRNVFPELAGPCPLPSSPSVWEMSRFAGSGLPDRRTGSTSGMSLFPYAMALALSFGATRVIGVVSRPVARLYRRFGLELHDMNVHASAHSDIVACSIDLGLPTFQRLQCDPLILLASVTRFGELSLPEPCEHSGHACDEMSGAVCRGGATRKQATV from the coding sequence ATGTCTTTCATTGTCGCCGGCAGGCTTGATGAGCTGCCACCGGATATCCATCGCCGTCTCGGAGTCTTCCGCCACAAGGTCTTCGTCGAGCGCCTGCACTGGGAAATACCCGGCGTCCACCAGGATGCCACAAGCGAGTGGGATGAGTTCGACGGAGCCAATACTGTCCATCTGGTCGCGCTGTCAGGAGGCGGCGAGGTATGTGGATGCGCCCGACTTATGCCGACCACTGGGCCCTATCTGCTCCGCAACGTCTTTCCGGAACTTGCAGGTCCATGCCCCCTGCCGTCATCCCCTTCGGTATGGGAGATGTCGCGATTCGCCGGTTCAGGGCTACCGGATCGCCGGACGGGCTCGACGTCGGGCATGTCCCTGTTCCCGTATGCCATGGCGCTCGCCCTCTCGTTCGGCGCAACACGCGTGATCGGCGTGGTCTCACGGCCTGTTGCCCGCCTGTACCGACGTTTCGGGCTGGAACTGCACGATATGAACGTTCATGCATCCGCCCATTCCGACATCGTTGCGTGCTCAATCGACCTGGGGCTTCCCACTTTCCAGAGACTCCAGTGCGATCCGCTTATATTGCTGGCCTCCGTCACCCGCTTCGGAGAGCTATCCCTTCCCGAACCTTGCGAACATTCGGGGCATGCGTGCGATGAGATGTCCGGCGCAGTCTGTCGCGGAGGGGCGACGCGCAAGCAGGCAACCGTTTAG
- a CDS encoding LuxR family transcriptional regulator gives MLLIAPSIYVLTLSNPRRTAIEMIGAHYPREWVQYYEGRDYAATDPVHRAAFIQSTPYRWHDIAGLSKAERRLLDEAKEAGLPGGLSIPVHQADGSVVLFNLSGPLHSVNDAIKSRIACLISTQFHCELHRLSPISRCRASRLLTPCQIVCLTWVARGKTSAEIAKILGRSHYTVDYHIGKAMQALNMCSRTAAAVYASVQGIIKP, from the coding sequence ATGTTGCTCATTGCCCCATCGATTTACGTGCTCACGCTCAGCAACCCACGCCGCACGGCGATAGAAATGATCGGTGCCCACTACCCGCGGGAATGGGTACAGTATTACGAGGGGCGGGATTATGCGGCCACCGATCCCGTGCATCGGGCTGCGTTCATCCAGTCCACGCCTTACCGGTGGCACGATATCGCCGGCCTGAGCAAAGCCGAACGTCGTCTGCTCGACGAAGCAAAAGAGGCAGGGCTGCCCGGCGGCCTTAGCATCCCGGTCCATCAGGCCGATGGCAGTGTCGTGCTGTTCAATCTGTCCGGCCCCCTTCATTCCGTGAACGATGCCATCAAGTCACGGATCGCCTGCCTCATCAGCACACAGTTTCATTGCGAACTGCATCGGCTCTCCCCGATATCACGATGCAGGGCCTCGCGCCTGCTGACGCCATGTCAGATCGTATGCCTGACCTGGGTCGCCCGCGGCAAGACCTCGGCCGAAATCGCCAAAATTCTCGGGCGATCTCACTATACCGTTGACTACCACATCGGAAAGGCAATGCAGGCGCTCAACATGTGCAGCAGGACGGCCGCCGCCGTCTACGCGAGCGTCCAGGGCATCATCAAACCCTGA
- a CDS encoding ExeA family protein: MSQRLQALYGLKWNPFSPELPLEALYVPPRVENFCWRIENALVREGGFAMIHGEPGTGKSVVMRVLAEKLERLTDLTVVSINHPQSNLADFYREMGDIFGLELRPHNRWGGFRSLRDRWMSHLQSTRRRPILLIDEAQEMSPGVLNELRLMASARFDSQPLLCVVLAGDTRLTDKLRRDELLPLGSRIRSRLGTEKASADDLLACLEHLLASAGAPQLMTPPLRHTLCEHALGNYRVLTTLANELLTTAAQRELSELDEKLYFEVFAPSTQSSRRTPARQPNGAR; encoded by the coding sequence ATGAGCCAGCGTCTGCAAGCCCTCTACGGCCTGAAGTGGAACCCGTTCTCGCCGGAGCTTCCCCTCGAAGCGCTGTACGTGCCGCCGCGCGTCGAGAACTTCTGCTGGCGCATCGAGAACGCGCTCGTGCGCGAAGGCGGCTTCGCGATGATCCACGGCGAGCCGGGGACCGGCAAGAGCGTGGTCATGCGCGTGCTGGCCGAGAAGCTCGAGCGACTGACCGATCTGACAGTCGTCTCGATCAATCATCCGCAGAGCAACCTTGCCGACTTCTATCGCGAGATGGGCGACATCTTCGGTCTGGAACTCCGGCCGCACAACCGCTGGGGCGGCTTCAGGTCGCTGCGCGACCGGTGGATGTCGCACCTGCAAAGCACGCGCCGGCGCCCAATCCTGCTGATCGACGAAGCGCAGGAAATGAGTCCCGGCGTGCTCAACGAACTGCGGCTCATGGCCAGCGCCCGCTTCGATTCGCAGCCCCTGCTGTGCGTGGTGCTCGCCGGCGACACGCGCCTGACCGACAAGCTGCGGCGCGACGAACTGCTGCCACTGGGCAGCCGTATCCGTTCCCGCCTGGGGACCGAGAAGGCTTCGGCCGACGACCTGCTGGCCTGCCTCGAACATCTGCTCGCCAGCGCCGGCGCCCCGCAGCTGATGACACCGCCGCTGCGCCACACGCTGTGCGAACACGCGCTGGGCAACTACCGCGTGCTCACCACGCTCGCCAACGAACTGCTCACCACCGCCGCGCAGCGGGAACTGTCCGAACTCGACGAGAAGCTGTACTTCGAGGTCTTTGCACCATCAACACAGTCCTCGCGCCGCACGCCAGCGCGTCAACCCAACGGAGCCCGATGA
- a CDS encoding helix-turn-helix domain-containing protein, translating into MTELHDLPLRDRWARLRFAVVGPLLAAPPEPGQVRELITALAAKRWRHPVTGDDVQFGRSTVERWFYRARKAAHDPVASLRDRKRPSGAGASLSPQAVQAIRAQYREHPGWTCQLHVDNLKVTLGPANLPSYTTVRRYLRAQGLSRERKPRHTSAGAMLARDRLEKLEVRSFEVEHVNALWHLDFHHGSRKLLTHDGQWITPMLLCVLDDRSRVVCHAQWFLDETARSLIHGLTQALQRRGRPRALMTDNGAAMLAEETTAGLLALGVLHQTTLPYSPYQNAKQETFWARIEGRVMAMLEGEPNLTLELLNQATHAWIEREYHHAHHSEIGGTPLKRYLAGPDVGRECPSSDALRAAFRIDVTRAQRRSDGTVSLAGTRFEIPSAYRHLQRVHLRYARWDLSGVDLVDAGSGAVLCPLRPLDKAANADGQRRRLDAVNVEPPPASAPGIAPLLRQMLADHAATGLPPAWIPANWQEEA; encoded by the coding sequence ATGACTGAACTTCACGATTTACCCCTGCGGGATCGTTGGGCGCGCCTGCGCTTTGCGGTTGTGGGCCCCTTGCTGGCAGCACCGCCTGAACCCGGGCAGGTGCGCGAACTCATCACCGCGCTGGCCGCCAAACGCTGGCGTCATCCCGTCACTGGCGACGATGTCCAGTTCGGCCGCTCCACCGTTGAGCGGTGGTTCTACCGGGCCCGCAAGGCGGCCCACGATCCGGTGGCGAGCCTGCGCGACCGCAAGCGCCCCAGCGGCGCCGGCGCAAGCCTGTCGCCTCAGGCGGTACAGGCGATTCGCGCGCAGTACCGGGAACATCCCGGCTGGACCTGCCAGTTGCACGTCGACAATCTCAAGGTCACGCTCGGCCCGGCGAACCTGCCGTCGTACACGACGGTGCGTCGTTATCTGCGTGCGCAGGGCCTGTCCCGTGAACGCAAGCCGCGTCATACCAGCGCCGGCGCGATGCTCGCACGCGATCGCCTCGAGAAGCTCGAGGTCCGCAGCTTCGAGGTCGAGCACGTCAACGCGCTCTGGCATCTCGATTTCCATCACGGCTCGCGCAAGCTGCTCACGCATGATGGCCAGTGGATCACGCCGATGCTGCTGTGCGTGCTCGATGACCGTTCGCGCGTCGTCTGTCACGCGCAATGGTTTCTCGATGAGACCGCACGTAGTCTGATCCATGGGCTCACCCAGGCGCTCCAGCGTCGTGGCCGGCCTCGCGCACTGATGACCGACAACGGCGCAGCAATGCTTGCCGAGGAGACGACCGCCGGCTTGCTCGCGCTCGGCGTGCTGCACCAGACGACCTTGCCATATTCGCCGTACCAGAACGCGAAGCAGGAAACGTTCTGGGCCCGCATCGAAGGGCGCGTGATGGCCATGCTCGAAGGCGAGCCCAATCTCACGCTCGAACTGCTCAATCAGGCCACCCACGCGTGGATCGAGCGCGAGTACCACCACGCGCATCATTCTGAGATCGGTGGCACGCCGCTCAAACGCTATCTGGCCGGCCCCGATGTGGGCCGCGAATGCCCGTCGAGTGACGCGCTGCGCGCCGCATTCCGTATCGACGTGACGCGCGCCCAGCGGCGCTCGGATGGCACCGTGAGTCTGGCCGGCACGCGCTTCGAGATTCCCTCGGCCTACCGGCACCTGCAGCGCGTGCACCTGCGCTATGCGCGCTGGGACCTGAGCGGCGTCGATCTCGTCGACGCCGGCAGCGGCGCCGTGCTGTGCCCGCTGCGGCCGCTGGACAAGGCCGCCAATGCTGATGGCCAGCGCAGGCGACTCGATGCCGTCAATGTCGAGCCGCCACCGGCCAGTGCGCCCGGCATCGCGCCGCTGCTACGCCAGATGCTGGCCGACCACGCCGCAACCGGGTTGCCGCCAGCCTGGATTCCCGCCAACTGGCAGGAGGAGGCATGA
- a CDS encoding 3-oxoacyl-[acyl-carrier-protein] synthase III C-terminal domain-containing protein, protein MIPDLGIAHVAFYLPPCIDNIRDWGQRTRQTIATVRKLEQAGMYKYRSANGQTAIGLAASAVQRLLVASAIAPREVDCLVYVHTLQGSIAPPPQSLPGLLCDRFGFSNAEAFSFAQQHCASGLGALRVIRAMFVARPHMKRVLLVGADVMPLASERLMIAEGILGDGAFAAFIERDAPINRLVAITMHATGAGWRGVLEQDESRLAAQHFFTARRLITHTARQAHIALDDIRRILPHHLDLPAWHRLLDSLRIPRDRLFSENFSRIGHVTVSDAFINLAQCHDLAPGQPFLLFARGIGGFSAVALLVR, encoded by the coding sequence ATGATTCCCGATCTCGGCATAGCGCACGTCGCTTTTTATCTCCCCCCGTGCATCGACAATATCCGGGACTGGGGGCAACGTACCCGGCAGACGATCGCCACCGTGCGGAAACTTGAGCAGGCCGGAATGTATAAGTACCGCAGTGCGAACGGACAAACCGCAATTGGCCTGGCGGCCAGCGCGGTTCAGCGCCTTCTCGTTGCGTCCGCTATTGCGCCGCGTGAGGTCGACTGCCTCGTCTATGTTCACACACTACAGGGCAGCATCGCGCCGCCGCCACAGTCGTTGCCGGGCCTGCTGTGTGACCGGTTCGGCTTCAGCAACGCTGAAGCCTTTTCGTTCGCGCAGCAGCATTGTGCGTCGGGCCTTGGCGCACTGCGCGTGATCAGGGCAATGTTCGTCGCCCGCCCCCATATGAAACGGGTGCTGCTTGTCGGCGCCGACGTCATGCCGCTGGCATCAGAAAGATTAATGATCGCCGAAGGGATTCTGGGGGATGGTGCGTTTGCCGCCTTCATCGAGCGCGACGCTCCCATCAACCGCCTGGTGGCGATCACAATGCATGCCACCGGCGCAGGCTGGCGAGGAGTGCTGGAACAAGACGAATCGCGCCTGGCAGCACAACACTTCTTCACGGCGCGCAGACTGATCACACACACCGCCCGGCAGGCACATATCGCACTGGACGATATCCGTCGTATCCTGCCGCATCACCTTGACCTGCCTGCGTGGCACCGGTTGCTGGATTCGCTGCGGATTCCCAGGGACCGGCTGTTCTCGGAGAACTTTTCGCGCATCGGGCACGTCACCGTCAGCGATGCATTCATCAATCTTGCCCAGTGTCACGACCTGGCGCCAGGGCAGCCATTCCTGCTGTTTGCAAGGGGTATCGGTGGATTTTCGGCAGTTGCACTGCTGGTCCGCTAG
- a CDS encoding beta-ketoacyl-[acyl-carrier-protein] synthase family protein, giving the protein MSPAVITAVTAWVPDTMTLSRWTAMEPALRATGHSGWDAWVKSWHPDYGHWIEASPHGETGGSLPVPPGLLPLDLACEIPVETRTDLSGLAAKVANGICSVRPHRVRPIDVVMFCHSIPDEHVSTTVAGRLCAEVGPPCFAFSVSQQHGASPFTALRLASDLLDAEPDVHTILIVAAEKWYPPFSRICGPGIVHGDAAGALLVERADRRTDGLYLLDAAVRHVPQEVGRCTEVVPEAWTFSLLSIIDFLLARHALRCDEIDEIVGQPGMTSLAAAVSEHFGQPNARAQHEVGIHLGAADSIVRLAQTLNRTASLRARRTLLWGYGIGGFVGSALLGANGVPSFCQHDEVRPAS; this is encoded by the coding sequence ATGAGCCCGGCCGTCATCACCGCCGTGACGGCCTGGGTGCCTGATACCATGACGCTGTCCCGATGGACGGCAATGGAGCCGGCACTTCGCGCGACCGGTCATTCTGGCTGGGATGCCTGGGTGAAGTCGTGGCATCCCGACTACGGGCACTGGATCGAGGCGTCGCCACATGGGGAAACCGGTGGTTCGCTGCCTGTGCCTCCCGGTCTTCTGCCGCTCGACCTGGCGTGCGAGATACCGGTCGAAACCAGGACAGATCTGTCAGGACTCGCCGCAAAAGTGGCAAACGGGATCTGCTCGGTGCGGCCGCATCGCGTGCGACCCATCGATGTCGTGATGTTCTGCCATAGCATACCGGACGAGCACGTTTCCACGACGGTTGCCGGGCGGCTGTGTGCCGAAGTGGGACCGCCGTGCTTTGCTTTTTCGGTCTCGCAGCAGCATGGCGCGTCACCCTTCACAGCGTTAAGGCTTGCTTCCGACCTGCTCGACGCTGAACCGGACGTGCACACGATACTGATCGTTGCAGCGGAGAAATGGTATCCGCCGTTTTCCAGAATCTGCGGACCTGGCATCGTGCACGGGGACGCTGCCGGTGCACTGCTCGTTGAAAGAGCCGACCGGAGAACAGACGGCCTGTACCTGCTCGATGCAGCAGTCCGGCACGTTCCCCAGGAGGTCGGACGATGTACCGAAGTCGTCCCGGAGGCCTGGACATTCTCGTTGCTGTCGATAATCGACTTTCTCCTCGCGCGACACGCCCTTCGTTGCGATGAAATTGACGAGATTGTCGGACAGCCAGGCATGACGTCGCTCGCGGCTGCAGTCAGTGAGCATTTCGGCCAACCAAACGCGAGAGCGCAGCATGAGGTCGGTATTCATCTCGGCGCAGCCGATTCCATCGTACGACTGGCACAGACACTTAACCGCACGGCGTCTCTGCGAGCGCGCCGCACGCTGCTCTGGGGTTACGGGATAGGTGGTTTCGTCGGCTCGGCGCTGCTGGGCGCGAACGGCGTGCCCTCCTTCTGTCAGCATGACGAGGTCCGCCCCGCCTCATGA
- a CDS encoding GNAT family N-acetyltransferase — protein MRDDAKAQASIRQTEGSLQTSVGTASCWLREPDGNDVNDIATWLADPGINQWFDFGQGRQTLPVLAVQLMMQGGRHRLRVFGATGNPLASGLVAVSDLTHAFGTGSFWVLRDSRRPACRNMTLLASTAILREAFEIGRLHCITAWAVDCNVRSRRLLERIGFRMIGMQRDCHVMQGSRCGRVLYDLLPGDLPNGFHSAAGGP, from the coding sequence GTGAGGGACGACGCAAAGGCACAGGCATCCATCCGGCAGACGGAAGGATCCCTCCAGACGTCCGTAGGAACGGCCTCATGCTGGCTGCGTGAGCCCGATGGCAATGACGTCAATGACATCGCGACCTGGCTCGCCGATCCGGGCATCAACCAGTGGTTCGACTTCGGGCAGGGTCGCCAGACGCTTCCCGTTCTCGCTGTGCAGCTCATGATGCAAGGCGGCCGGCATCGTCTCCGCGTCTTCGGCGCCACGGGCAACCCCCTCGCCAGTGGACTGGTTGCCGTCAGCGATCTCACACACGCCTTTGGCACGGGCTCATTCTGGGTACTGCGCGACAGTCGGCGGCCCGCGTGCAGGAACATGACGCTTCTCGCCTCCACGGCGATCCTTCGCGAGGCGTTTGAAATCGGGCGGCTGCATTGCATCACGGCATGGGCCGTGGACTGCAATGTACGTTCGCGACGCCTGCTCGAACGGATCGGATTCCGCATGATCGGGATGCAGCGCGATTGCCATGTCATGCAGGGATCGCGATGCGGGCGAGTCCTCTACGATCTGCTGCCGGGCGATCTGCCCAACGGCTTCCATTCAGCTGCGGGCGGCCCATGA